The window GCCCAATTCATGTAATTTCTTCATTTTACCCGAGGGAAAATGATTTCCTcgcactttattttttttcttacacaCGTTTGTGCTTATTTATGTTGCTTGTATTTCGCttgatttatttaatccaaacgCTAGAAATAAACTGGAGCAGAAAAGGGTGTTTGGAGCAGATGTTAGGACGCATGTCAGATTTCTACATTTTTCATGCCTCTTGCATTCTAAGTTTTTTCGATTTTCGTGGGGTTGTGTATGTGCAGTGGGATGGGGTTCTATCCATTTGGGGTTCTCCAACAACACTGATCCTGAGCCGGGAAGGTGTCGCAGGACCGACGGGAAGAAATGGCGGTGCTGGAGAGATGCCGTTCCTGACCAAAAGTATTGCGAGCGGCACATGAACAGGGGTCGCCACCGTTCAAGAAAGCCTGTGGAAGGCCAGACCGGCCACACCGGAACCACCACCTCAAAACAGCCTTTGGCTTCTTCGTCATCAACATCCGTAGTTTCCATTcctggtggtgatggtggtggcagCAGCCATGCTATCGCCAACCAGCCGCTCAAGAGCTTACCGCAGCCTGCTGCAGCTAATTCTTCCGCAGCAGCCACTCAGATGAACAGGTGAAATAAAAAGTTTAGGCTCACTCGGTGGTCCTAAAATTTCTCATCTTCTCAGCATTTATTCCGTTTGAGGCTGCATTACTTTTAGAAAAATGATTTCCGCACTCTCTTTTTATCAGCGTTGTTGGTCACTGCTCTTTTACTAGCTGAAGTTACCAGAATCTACTCAGATTCAATGTTAATCGTCTGATTCGTATTGGTGGTTCTTACGGGTTTGTTTCTGTATCTTGTTGATTTCTCTTTGCAGGATGTTCATGAACAAAGAGAATGCGGGTGGGAGAATTCAACACACACCAGGCCTCACCATGCTGTCGAAAGAAAACCCATTCTCGACTCAGAAACAGCAAATCGGATGCGAAGAATCCTCGAGAACGGAGTTTGGGCTTGTCTCCTCGGACTCGCTCTTAAATCCTTCACAGAAAAGGTCATACCCTGCAGAAACAAATTCACAACAGCATTCCCTTCGCCACTTCATCGACGATTGGCCTAAAACTCAATCCGACCGCCAACCTGTTTCATGGCCTAACCAACTCGGCATGCAATCAGACAGAACCCAATTATCAATTTCGATCCCCATAGCTTCATCCACAAGCAGTGAGAAGCTCACGCTCTCACCACTCCGTCTCTCTAGGGAACTAGAGTCTCCGGTCCCAACGGGATTGGGAAGAGACAGCAGCCATACCCTCAATGAACAAAACAACTTGAAGCAAGCGAATTGGATTCCAATCGCTTGGGAGACTTCACTTGGCGGTCCTCTAGGGGAAGTCCTGCACAATCCCAACAGCAACACCAACGTAGTAGAGTACAAGAACAACTCTTCAGTCCTTAATCTGATGACTGGGGGAAGCTGGGACAACAATAACAATAGCCCTTCATCTTTAGGGTCATCTCCGACTGGGGTCCTACAGAAGACGGCGTTTGGGTCTCTGTCGAATAGCAGTGCAGGGAGCAGTCCAAGAGCagagaataataataaaagccATGAAGGGTTTAGCCTTTGCAATGACCTCCTTGGGTCCAATATGTTGAACTCTTCCTCCTTGCCTGCCTTGTAGgtcaaggaaaaagaaaaagaattgagTTTTTATCTCTACTACCAAGCAAAATAGTACTTAGgcggtttttttttctttctaattagtCTCTTCTGATTTTCTAGTGTTCTTAAATTTCAGTGTGTGTTCCTTTGTGCTTGTTGGTTTCCTTACTACTTTTCGAAATAAGGCTCCTTTGGTCGATATACATTGAGCGTAAATGAGTTAGAATTAAGATACTTCAAGGGTTCGATCCATTCCACCACTCAAGAAAGCCGCTGCTTCGCTCCCCGGCTTTTCTTGTTGGTGGAGTTTCTGCCAATGGCCTTGGTTCCGATCTCACTCGCATGCCAATGGAAAGAATGACTTGgttttatgcattttttttcccttaagtTGATCGTGAACTGTTCTTCGGTTCTGTTGGATATCCCTCGATCGTTATCAaactcacaatttttttctgtCAAAGAGGTTCCCAGAACAAACTGGAACCTGTCAACTGTTATCAATTAATAATTATTGAATTTCTGTTAAAGCTTTTCAAATACAAAGTACAAAACTTGGTACCCTTCAATGTCaccatacatacatatatatatatcacttgAACATGTCCTTTAATCCATCTTCCTCGTCTTCCACAATCCGAACAAACCTTGGAACTCGGGCAAAAATACCTCGTAACTTTGGGGTCGCAGTGACCAGACCCGTAAACTGTTTACCCAAAAACACTGGTCTATGCACAGTTGCAGAACCATGGATGGGGGATGATGCCTAAATAGGGCCGGAAGATCCAGGAAGTTGTTGCCTTTCGGACTAAAAAATGCACGAAAGAACATACCATTAGGCTAAAATTGAGTGCTCAGAAGCCAAGCGTAACAATTGTATTTCATTGAAAAATCCCAAACAAATCGGAATGTTTTCTTACGTGTTAGCTGCTCATCACTGCTCTCTTTCAAAAATCAACTCTACTCATCCAATTCAATTCACTTTACCAATCccttcttagggatttcattcCTCCATAACAAAAACGAGACGACAAGGCAATTGTACGGAAACTgattgtattatgacatttatATTGGACCGTATTCTCaccacattgaaaaaaaaattccaactaaGAAGCTATTTCTAACCACAACCATACGTGTTTTTATGAGTTGAAGCTAATGTGGAGGTGTGCGTAACCCCACattctggatttttttttcgtGTCAATTAGGGCTTTAAACACCACCTAGATCCAATTTAGGAGTATGTCTAATCACAGAAAACACTATTAGCAAAAATGCTCTGTGTATATACAATAACCAACTCCTAGAATTATAATTCCTATAAACCTTTATAAACCGTAAACCCTAAACGCTAAACCAAAAAGCCTGGATCTTAAACACAGTTATGGTTCTGCaaattttggcaccgttgccgggGAGCGGCTTGAGAAGGAGCGCTAGAGTATTTCTCAAGCTGCTTCCCGAAACGGTACCAAAAATTGCAGAACGACTGAGAAAATCACAGCcaatatacaaaaaaataaaataaataaataaaaaaaaattgaagttaatGGGAGAATGAATGGTTGCTCATATTCTATGGGTGTATAGGTGTCTGTCAAGCCATGGCTATGGCAAATTCAGAACGAGGAATTTTTATAATCACCGCAACCAAACAccccattttttcaaaaactcaatccAAAAACAACTCCACATGCACCAAATGAATCAACAAAAAGCAATTCATAGATTTCAAACGAATCAGCAGAAAACAATTCATAGATTCGAAAACATTTGCAGATTTTGAAAACTTCTagaaaaaaaatggttataCAAAATTTGGCTTCTGAAAACTGAGCTGCGGCTGCGATTGCTGATTTGCTCACCAATTTCGTATTTTTATAGGGATATTATTGGTGAGGGAAGAAGCCCTAAAACCCTAGCGCGCGGCGCGCCACGTTAATCGAGATCAAAACGCCGGTGAAGGTGTTGTCGTACTTATTTGCACGGGTGGGTGAAAAATTGGGCCTTAATAGAAGGGAACGGTTGGGCCAAACCCAAATGAAGATACAGAGACCCTTCTGATGGTCAAATGCGAGAGCCAAAATTGGCATGGGGACTTGTTTGTAAGAACATTTAGGATAAATTACATAAACTATTAGATCAGTTACAGTTTCATActcaatttttaaaaaatttcaatgtcataccttatcttcaaatttattgcaatgtcatacattccgtcagttgtctgtcaattcatctgttaaatgctgacgtagcTTGAGGTGGGctcactttctattaaaaaagagaagtgttattagcagtccaaaaatcttattctacactccttacaagtatatttttatttcccaatatagaaagtttggagtatagaatgagatttttggagtgctaataacaattttctttaaaaatttaataaaatattaaaaataataatttacccttaaaaaaaaatccccaaacACCCATCTTCCCTAACCCATTCCCCTTCCTTGCAACCTAAATCCAAAACCACTCCCATCACCCCACCCTTTATTCCCAGTTCACCCAGACATCCACCTCACCCAAAACCAGTTACCCCAACCTCTCCTCCACCACCTTTTTGACTCCCCCTCCCTCCGTTCATCTCCTCCCCTCCCTCCGTTCATCTTCGTCCCTCCCTACAAACCCATCACCCCACCTCTTATCCTCATAAAAAATTTTCCTCGCTCCCGTCTTCCCTCAACCCAAAACCAGAACCaccccaaacccagatcccacaTGCGCCAACATCCCCCACCCTCCCGACAACTAATCCCACTCCCCCATTCTTCTCATCTCTCcctagaaacaaacaaattttgaaaaaaaaaaaaaaaaaaaaaccctagaatATTTTGATTCTTGGCAAACCCAGCCAAATTCCTCAGCACACTCGCCACTCTTGATCAAAATCTCGGAGTCGGCGACGTGCGGTCGAGGCGGGTCAGGAGAGGGAGAGTTTGGGGGTTTTCCTTTTAGGGTTTACAGAGGAGAGagatagtgtgtgtgtgtgtgtgtggtatTGGGGAGGTGGTTGCGAATGAGAAGACAAAGGGGatcggggaagatgattgggtttttttagggtaaattattatttttaaatattttattaattttttaatagaaagtgggtcccgcctcaagccacgtcagcatttaacagatgaATTGATAGACAAttgacggaaggtatgacattgcaacaaattcgaagataaggtatgacattgaaattttttaaagatgaggtatgaaactgtgactgacccaatagttgaggtaattttatgtaatttacccgaACTTTTAGTAtaattaaaagcacttttagatcACTAAATGTGTTCTTGACcgtatttgataaaaaaaagttatacaTTATGTTGAAATAAGCACTTAAAGTACTTTTTGACCGTCTAATAACTACGTTATGTGCTTGTTTCACGAAGTATTCCTCCCAGCTAgataagccaaaaaaaaaaaatttcctcacAACTCTTTTACGCTATTGAACAATGACGTGAACTGGAAAGGGGCTCGCCATCTTTTCCCAATATTCTTTTGGCGCATGGCTAcaattttaattagttaaacctaacaaacaaaagcaaaattaaactaccaatttAAAGGCCACAATTAGCACATAATCCTAAACCATTAACCTCGATCATTGCATTAGTTTCCACCATTACACTATCGATCAAACACCATGCACCGGAGGAGAGGAAGTGACACTGAGGCCGTATTGTCACGGCACTCCCGGGCTAATGTACCATTTGCATGGGAGATGGTACCCGGAATGCCCAAGGCTGCAACGACTGTACATCATGGCGATCATCGCGATCGTAGAGTACTGTTAGATCATTTGAACATGGAGCAGTTAAAGCTAACACCGCCTCCTCGTTTATCGTCCCCAAGTGGTGGCAGTGCTGGGTTTGTGGTGGTTGATCGGCAGAGCCGTCTTCCTTTATGCTCAATCCAGCCTTTGTTTAGGTTAAACTCGTTCCGATTAATCGTTGGCGGTGTTAAGGAGGATGATCCGTTTCTGGCAGCTTTGGTGAAATGCACGGGTAAGAAGTACGCTGGGAAGAAAACCAAGACCAGGTTTTGTTATTCATGCAAGTAGTTAAAAATTCTCAATCTTTTTATAAATACTGAGATGGAGAAAGGTTTTCGTTTACTATGTTTAGATGGCAATACCTAATTATGATGGTCTTAATAACCCCTCTATCTGGTGTGTATTGTTCGtcgttttcttcttttcacattaCCTAAAGCGATTGACTGTTAAGGGCGCATGTGACTCGATTGGTTAAATATTTACTCCGTAGTCGACATCCCAAGATTTAAGTTGTTTTTTCTTCCTATAGAGGGGAGAGAGGGAGCAGTATGAATGTGATCTATCTGTGTAGTTTTTCAAGTAGTTTGGTtggtgtttttgtttcttttccacATTCCATAAAGTTCCCTGGCATTGGTTTTTGTCATTGTGGGAATAATATTTGTTAGTCGctcattttttaattcaataagATTGTTTTTTCATGTAATTTCTTTCGTGTACAAAATTTCAAGTCtcgtttgaattttgaattacaATCTCATTAGTTCAAGGACGGTAATGATGAGATATTTTTTAGTATGCATGAAATATGGATCAGTAAATCATATGTAATTATACAAGTGATataaatgttttttcttttaaatgtcCATCTAATTGTATAAATACACGTGATATACCGTCTGTGTTTCAAtcatattgaatttttttctcgGGAATGATGGAAAGGCCACCGTTTCGaatgtaaaataataaaattgaatcccAACTCTTGTTAGTATTTTTTATAGTTTAATTCTTTAAGTGTTTCTTGCTCACTTAATCGGTCAGTAAAAGTAAAcgattaattaaatatttaatagaTTAACACACAAATACGACTTAACCTACCTTGCCggatcttttattttttattttgttggataAAACTACATGGAGGCTTATAGGTGTGTCACATTGTCATTTGGCATGAGAAAAGAGAATTTTTCAactttggtttttaattgtgacATAAAAGCCTCTTGTGGTTGTCTGTTTGCAAGAGCAAGAAGATAAATACAAATTCAGTCACACATCCATGCTTGTCTCGTGGCATCTTCAACTTCATTTCCCAGCAACGTTTCAAAATCGCAGCGAGGCCCATGATGCCTCAGTCATATTTTTCTATCACATATTCcttgttttttgcttttgtttaatttttcactgaTAACTATAggagaataataaaaaaaaaagtttggacataaaattatttttgtgaattttaaTTTGATAGGTCTGTTTTGTCCATCTTTATTTTGGATCATAAAAATCCGCTTTGATAagaatatgaaattgaaatatttgtATGAGCGATGACTTTttctaattaataaacaatgaaaaaaaaactattgcTGTGCTTTTTTAAAACTTGGTCAAGttcttggttttttgttttttgttttttttctacATCGAAATATTCGATTGCACTAGTCGGATATGAAAGGATAATATTTTTGTAAGCTTCTCTCTTGGTAAGCTTAAGTTTTTGACTTTTTATATTTAACAATTGTATTCATGATATTTGAATTTTACGATCTAATTGTTGGCAAGTTTATTACGTTTTCTATGCAATTAAGTCAGATTATTATATTTTGCTAAAAGAatacatgaaaagaaagaaataagattttaggCACTTTTCTCCAACTAAAATGAATTTCCGTTTCTTCTTTGGGGTGTTCCAAAaaggttttgaagtttttgtCTGATGTAAGTCAAATTGGGAAGAGGTCGAAGCTATACAACCTCGGGTACGTGGATACATgacaatgctcttaatcagttATTTATAAATAGCATCGAGGAGTTGTTTACAAATAACATCGAGGAATTCAAATACAAATTATCAAATACAATATTACACGCTCTTAATGATTTGAGCTACAAACTCTAGCTAGCATATGTTTAGGTTACTTTCAACATGTAGTTTTCCATTTGGCCAAACAAACACATATTTTTAGTACATTTTAATGCGTTTTGTCATATGAAAGTGCAAACACATGACTTGCGGGCATCAGCAACTAGTGACTGAACCCAGATCCCCTCACGTTTTATTCATTTGGCCCTATTGACCTATTGCCGccacaaaaaccctaaaaagcaaTAACAAACTCTCTCATcctcccatatatatatattctcctTTACACTTCACATCCTCTTCATATTTTCACACCAAAAACTAGAACCCAAACCAAAAGTATGAGCAACAAGGTCGAATGCTTCCCAGGCAACGTGCCCTTCGCATGGGAAAACAAGCCCGGCGTCTCCAAACTCTCACACAAACAGACGCACACAGAAAGGAAGTACTACTTGCCGCCACCACCTTGCCCTTATGAGCCTTCCCCCAAACTTTCTTTACACGACTTTCAGCTCCCTCTTCCTCCCTGCACGTTTCAGCAGCCGCTTTTGCGAAGCACCTCCTCGAAGGCTCTCCGGGATGACCCTTTTCTGGTGGCCTTCCAAGAGTGCACCAAGCCCGGCCCCAAGGACAAGAGCAAGACGTCGTCCTTGTTACGTAAGTATGGTGTTCGATCTGGATTTGGGAGGTGGTTTGGGTTTGGTGACTTGTTGTGTAAGCATTCGAGTAGCGTGAGGGATGATAGTTTGGTTAAGGTTTCTCGGCTTCCATATCATAAAGGCGCGTTCGAGTAGTGTGAGGGATGATAGTTTGGTTAAGGTTTCTCGGCTTCCATATCATAAAGGCAGATCACTTTGACTGGTTTTTCAGTTTGGTATATGTAATTTGGATTGTTTAAtcttgtaatattttgtttgttgtctcatctttttcttctttttatgttTGCTCAATTGGAAAGTACTTATTGAGCCAACCAACTTTTATAAAATCTCGGGTcatttctcttcattttttaCATGTTCATATCGCCTTACTAAAGAAGACGGCATTTGCACATATATGCCACTTTTCATTTTCCTCACAACCAACGTGGGATTTGTACCACCTAGAGCAGATCtcaaattaaaatgttaaatttcatttttatagtTGATGcggtaaaataatattttgtaaaagTCTCTTAATCCAATCGAGATGtcagattaatttttttttttggttacttGTAAAATCAAGTgagttaaaatttaataaataaactaATGGATAAgtgaagaaaagtaaaaaaaatatatgggcCCAGCACgaaagtaaaacaaaaacatattttaGCGTTGctttcaaatttgacagcaaagtGGAGAATGTCAATCTCTGTAAgattttgacatcttctttggaACTAAAAAATCACATTTGCTTTGTGAAAACAGTCCATATAGAATTTTGACGTCTCAGATGATCTTAACGTGATAACAATaacatttttacaaatttgtacaaTTTTTAGTGAGTGAATTTAAATTGGAGCAACTTTGTTTAGCCGGTTAAGCAGTGCGGGCTATGAGAGGCCAGGCCCGAGTTGACCCGAACTATCCCGTACCTGCTCCGTttcaaatggaaaagaaaatacaTACGGGTGGTGGTCAACTCCGACCCGCCCGAGTGACCCGAACACCAACGGTCCAACACAGCGGTAATTGTAAACGATTAACTGTGGCTGCGTGTAAATCCCGCGAAAGTCAGGGTTAATTTCGGTGGTCGGTAAATGTCGATACCCGAAATTACAACTCTCTCCGAGACTCCGATTTCTTCAGCTCTCTCTGCTAGCAAAAATCCTCCGATTTCTTAAACCCTAGCACCTGTGAGTGGTAGTGAACCCACTGTCGCAGAGGTCCTCTCGCTCCTCCGATCGTCGACGGAAGCAAGTTCTCGCACCGCCGATTGCCTCCCCCCCCTCTCTGTCCGCCTGTAAGtgtttctcctcctcctccttgctctGAAAATTCCGAACGATTGCCCATCCCTTTCTTCTTGTGTTCTTTCCCTTCCTTTCCTCTACATTTTGCCCTAGGTTTTAATTGCAGAGACCAATTGAATTTTGTATATGGTTAAAGTCGAATTCGTATTTACAAATGCGGACGTAGATATGGGGATACTAGATAGAACAGGGAATCGGCGAACTTAGGTTGCATTGATTAATTCAGCTTAAAATATGAAAGTTTTCCAAATTCATTGATTAATTCAGGGTGCTTTACCTGTTTTAATGCATTTGCAGtcacattttacttttttttgggCATGTACTAGCGCCATCTTGTTCACTTAATTGGCaagattttattatgttttgatTTTTGCAGTTGGGTCCCATTGTGTAAGTGCTGCAATGGCGAATAACCCTCAATCCTCAGCTGCGCAGGTGCCGAATTTTAACCTTGTTATGGTTAAGCAGTCAATCATATGAATTTATTTCTTGTCCTGTTTTGCAAATCACTTTTGATTATAGTTTATTGTTTAgatagtgaaaatattttaagGATGTTCCATGTTCATGTTGGCTTGCTTGGGGACAAATAACTTCGTATTTCATCGTTGTTATTAAGGGGCCAAATACCTTAATCATTTCAAGTGCATAAGAATATGTGTTTTAGTAAtcatgtttatgtaattttcaactgttttgaatctgttttttttcctttggtcTCTCCTATCTATCTGGATTAGCCATTTCGGCCTCCCCCAGTTGCTCCCATGGGTCCTCAAAGTTTTGGTTCATCTCCTCTTCAAGTAAATTCCTTTCCTGTCCATCTTCGGTGCCTTTTTGTATTCTCTACTTCCTGGCGGACTTTTAATAAGTGGTGTATGTACAAATCCCTTCAATGCAGTACCGACCAGTGGTTCCAACACAGCAAGGACAGCAATTTATTTCACCAGCTTCCCAACAATTTCAGCCCGTGGGACAAGGTATTCCTTCTCCAAATGTTGGGATGCCTGCTAGTCAAAGTCAGCAATTACAATATTCTCAACCAATGCAACCGTATCCTCTCAGGCCAAGTCAGCCTGGTCTTCCTCGTTCATCACAGGCGTTGCCTATGCAATACATGCAGACGAGGCCTATTACATCTATCCCATCACAGTCTCAGCAACCTGTCCCACCTTTTAATAACCAAATGCCTGGAATGCCTTATTCTTCCTCATATGTGGTAAGTTCTCGCAGTGTTATttgtatatatgtgttttcCTTGATTTAATTCagcatattttttaaatatttacgtGCATCTGAATTGTTCAGTTCACTCCGCCTACATATGCCCAGCCACAAAATAATGTCAATTCACAGTTTCAGCCGATGTCTCAAGTGCAAGCACATGTTGTATCTGCTACAGGACAGCCTTGGGTGTCCTCTGGTAATCAGGGTGCAGCAGTTCCTTCACCAGTACACCAGTCTAGCCAACAATCTTCAAGCACTCCTTCCACTGATTCTGTAAGTgctttatttattaaaattcaatttagttACCTTTAAGCCATTAAACGTTAGGTTAAGGTCAGTGTTTCAATATCTCCTTTTGGTACTACTCCAGAAGCCAAAAGATGTGTCATCTGCGTGAATTTCTGATTATTTCATTATCtaaattgtcattttaaaattacgTTTGTCATGTTTTTGCGATTCCATACAGCCCCATGAAACAGTAAGCACACTTAGATGCTGACGCAACACTGAATCATGCAAACCCATTATCTTCAGTGTCAAGGAAAAATGAATGGATTTTCTtctttgtgttgtaatttttaCTTTCCTAATTTTCAGGCTCTAAATGTTCCTAGCCAAGCACAGCAATCTTCTTCGGATTGGCAAGAGCATTTGGCGGTTGATGGACGAAGGTAATATTGAAATTTTGCCTGCTTTTTCTCCTTCTAGGTTGATGAAATATGATGCGTTGTTAAAGTggttctttatttatttttcaatgagAAACACTGTGGTTTGATGTTTCTGAGACTTACTCTggtttattagttattttgaaGTTCTTCCTGTCCTTATGCATTCTCACTtgttttatttctattttgtgatggattcttttttttttccttccagaTATTATTTCAACAGAAGGACAAGACAATCTAATTGGGAGAAGCCTTTAGAATTGATGACACCGATGGAGGTGAGTCATATTGCTGATTGGTTACCAGTGGGTAGAACGTTTATTATAATCTCCAATGACCTGTTGAACATGCCTTTGGAATGTTTTTTGTATTTGcaatttttcccagaaaatttaTTGCCATTTCTGGATGTTTGAAAAATTTAGGTTGTAACTATACTTAAATTGGTTTATGcgaattattcttttatttgcATGTGCTTTAACTGGTTTGTAGATGTCATGGCAAGTCTGGAGAAATTTTACGACTGCTCTATAAGCTCACTTTGAAGACGAGGTTTCATTTCACAAGGCAGGCAATAATTGTTATTTACTTCATATTTATCTTGTAGTTGGATGTGAATAATGAATGCCAAGCAGTAATTGATGCCATTACCCATATCATCCATTATCCTTGGTGGAGATGAGTGTActttttgcctatttatttttctctcctCTGTGGGTTGGTTTTGTTTGAGTATCTTCTTAGCTAAGTGCTTCCAATTTCTATTTGTTTCTTATCTTCTTTCCCTCTAAGGCTATGCTTGCtgttttgttagtttttatggtttatagaaaataaattataaaacgCACAGGCACACAGCCGAcccttcttttcttctctcttgcaTACACAGTTGCATTAGTAGATTAACATATGCATGTACACTCATGTGCACG of the Pyrus communis chromosome 1, drPyrComm1.1, whole genome shotgun sequence genome contains:
- the LOC137729644 gene encoding growth-regulating factor 1-like produces the protein MDLGVVGFGGLGGGCSSDSGFPLAATSSADQEAAKHKWLYGSGYHRQWRSADEEDWRSSKLAKTDDFSSSKAMQQQQSLSFSNSPNPEAVLVEKNAAMPYFHQALPAYNRTSAGHNSGSLSNGAAAMHWSTAGGRGPFTPSQWMELEHQALIYKYITANMPIPSTLLVPIKKALDSAGFSTFPNGLLRPNSLGWGSIHLGFSNNTDPEPGRCRRTDGKKWRCWRDAVPDQKYCERHMNRGRHRSRKPVEGQTGHTGTTTSKQPLASSSSTSVVSIPGGDGGGSSHAIANQPLKSLPQPAAANSSAAATQMNRMFMNKENAGGRIQHTPGLTMLSKENPFSTQKQQIGCEESSRTEFGLVSSDSLLNPSQKRSYPAETNSQQHSLRHFIDDWPKTQSDRQPVSWPNQLGMQSDRTQLSISIPIASSTSSEKLTLSPLRLSRELESPVPTGLGRDSSHTLNEQNNLKQANWIPIAWETSLGGPLGEVLHNPNSNTNVVEYKNNSSVLNLMTGGSWDNNNNSPSSLGSSPTGVLQKTAFGSLSNSSAGSSPRAENNNKSHEGFSLCNDLLGSNMLNSSSLPAL